The Zestosphaera sp. genomic sequence CCATATTCTGGTCTATGTTTGAGGATATCTCGGACGGCATCATCTCTACCTTATACACCATCTGTCTAAAGTATGTGTCTAGGCTCTGAATCAAGCTACTCGTTAAGTTGGTTAAGAGATTTACACCTTCACTAACGCTGTGTAAGCCTGCTGACGTGTAATTACTTAAGGTATTCATGCTTAGGAGTAGCTGATTAAGCACAGAAGTTATGTTGCCGTAATAAGATAGTATCTCTCTCTTAAATACTGACTCTCTTACGTATATGTTGTTGGAGGCGATTATTTCGCCGTCTTCCGTTCTCACGCTCAACACGTGTGTTCCTTCAAAGTATTCAGGTATGGTTATAGTGAGTCTTAACGGGTTAACGTCTCTCGTTCTAACGCTAGACAAGAGGTTGTCATCAATATACACAAACAGCGTGGTATTTACGGGGTGACCCGAAATACTTAGCTCGAGCACTCCTCCCGCCCTCGGCTCTCTAGTCAAAACATCTAATCTCGTGTTAACGTAGAATATCGCCTCACCGTAGTACATGCCCTCACTAACTACTACAACCTTATGAATGCCTCTCTCAAGGTTCGGCACTCTCAACTTAATAATAGACGTCTCGTTCTTGCCTATAACGTCTCTCAAGACTACGATGTTGTCAATTAACACAGAATATATTGTGCCAGGCAAGGGCGGAATCTCAATAGTTATTACGTCGCCCACGTATACGTTAAGCGGGACTACAGAAATCCCTATCGGTTTAACAGCAACCCAAGAGACAGCCCTATAGAGTATTTCTTTGGCGTCATCACTCCAGTGATCCATGTTAGTCCATAACTCAGGAGCTAAGCCAGCTAACAAAGCCCACCTAGTCCCGTACTGAGTCACCTTAACCCCAATACCTATCCCTCTTACCCCAGCAGTCTCTGCACCTATGTAAGCTATCACGTCGCCGTCCCACTTACTAAACCACGCGTAGTCGTAGTCGCCCCCGTACACCAGGTAAACTCTCTCACCCACCTCGTACCCAGCCACTATAGGATGTTTCTGATTTATAACGTAGTAAACAGGTCCATCACCATAACTAGCGCCGACACTAGCCGGGTTCCTATAATAGTAGTAAAGAATGTTGATTCCGTACGGGTATTCTTTGATATACCTATACTCAAAGTAGTTATTCAGGAACACTACACCTACCCCGAGCTGGTAAGTTAAGTTAAGTACTTTCTCAAAAGTTTGCCGATCAGGCCATAAGTCAGAATATCCTAAGTATTCACCGGCCAACACGAGCACGTCGTAAAAGTTGAGTTCCCTGCATAGAGAGTCCCAATTTCTGAAAGCCTGAGCGTACCACCCTCTCGACTGCAACAATAACGTGATTTGCCCCGAGAAATCGATCATCACGGCAGCTCTAGGTCTCCTATACAAAGACTCCGCAACATAGCTAGTCTCCCCCACACTAACAACAACTGTTTCTTCAGCTTCGTAATAGCCTTTAGCGTAAATCCTCACCTTGTAGACTCCCTCAGGAAGCCAGACAACGAACGTGCCGCTCTCGTTAGTGTAGCTTCTTACAGGCGTGTTCATAACGGCAATTTCTGCATTCTTAATTGGAAGACCGGTATCAGCAGCAAATACTTTGCCAGCCACCCACCCATAAGGCACCCGATCTAAAACCACGTTGACTTCCGTAAAAGCAGATATGGAGATGAGTCGAGGATAACCGGCACTGACGGTAGACTCATCCACAGAGTCTGCCATACTGTTTGTAGTGTTTGTAGTTATCCCTAAAACCCAAACTACCGTGTTGAAGAGTAGTCTCCTCATATTTAAAGAATACTGAAGGTCCTGACCACTCTCCATATACCTAGCCCAGTGATAACTACCGCCCACACTCATGAAGACCCATCGAGCCGCTTCCGAAGACCTCTGCCAAGCAACCAAGCCATAGCCGTAGAGGACACCCCCTTGAACAAGCTCCCCTAAGTAAGTCAACTCACCGCTACCTGGCTGAAGGAACCCCTGATACGCTGAGAAATCCACACGACTCGATGGCGACACCCCAACGTAAAACCTAGTGCCCTCATCAAAACTTATCCCGGCAAAGAAGCTACTATTCGGTTCTAAAGCATTCATCATCATGCCCACACTATAGCCTTCAGTCCTGTAGAGAGGTGCAGGATACCCCCTCGAGTTGACAGCGTCTCTATACTTGTAGAGTAAGTAACCTCCAAAGTTATAGTAAGTACCCCAAGAATCGAGGAATATGAGTGAAGTGTTCTTACTATCCATACTACTCAAGAAGTCAACTAACCTGCCTGACCCCGGGTCACTGCCTAAGTAATTTATTATTATAGCCTTATAGAGTCTCCCCGCCTGCAGAGGCTCAAGCAACTCTATAGCGTAGCTCGGGTATCCTTGAGAAACTAGCGCCTGCCTAATGTCATCACCGAATATCTCTCTGTCTTTCGACATCACTCCAATCAAGAACGTAGTATCTACCGAAACGAATTGCTCGCCCGGACTCAAATGGATGCTGTATGTTCTCGTGGCATAGTACTCCTTAGAAGCTACTAGAGTATAGACCCCAGGAGGTATTCTATCAAACGTTACGTAGCCGGTAGAGTTCGTGACTCTGCTGACTCCCAACTCTAGAATACTCACTTCAACTCCTTGTAGAGGTTCCCCGCTGAGAAGCTCATATACCTGGACATACGCAATCGCCTGAGAACTTATAGGGTAGAGCTGAAAATCAGCTAGTACTAGCTCACCTTCTCCCACGACTACTTGTTTAGTCTCGTTAAAGTAACCCTCTACGAGAGTTCTTAACGTGTACCTCCCCGGCTGAATCGATACCTGATAAAATCCTCTAGTGTCAGTGCGTGCCGACATATTAACTTCTACCACGAATACAGATGCGTTGATTATTGGCTCTCCAGTAGTCTTGTCCGTGACTAGCCCTGCTATCGTCCCATTATATATAACAACGTCAACCTCTACCCACTTCTCGTGATAACCGAACCTCTTAAATACTATCGTGTAGTGTCCAGGGTCTAGTGGAAGGACATAATAACCTGACATGTTAGTTTGAGTATGTGACACTATAGTTCCTCTGTGGTCGTACGCATATACATCAACATGCGGTACCGGCGTCATGTCGTAGCTATCGTAAACGAACCCCCTAACACCACTAATTTTCGAGATTTCTACAGCTTTCTTAATAGCCTGATACGCGTCGACAATCCCCCAACCATATCTAGTGTCTTGACCGGGCGCTCCTAAATCAAGAGCAGTACTCACGAGAACCTCATAGACCTTTAAAGGAATCTCAGGCACTGGGTACTTATCCCACTTAGTGGCTTGATAAATTAACGCGACTAATCCTGCCACGTGAGGAGTTGCCATAGATGTTCCACTCCATGCAGCATAACCCCCTCCAGGTATACTTGAAACTATTCTTACTCCAGGCGCGGCGAAATCAGGTTTTAAGTAGACTTGAGGGTAAGTGCCGTTGAAGGGCCAGTCCGGAGGTATGTACGGCCAGTAAATCCTAGCGCCTCCAGAGAAAGAAGCAACATCATCGTTTTCATCTGTCGCGCCGATACCGAAAACACCCCATATATTGCCTGGGTTGTCATGCGTGCCGGGCCCTCCATTACCTATCGCTGCCACAGGAACTATATTAAGTAATAACAGATGCTTGATAGGAGTCAGAAATTCAGAACCATAGTAATTTCTGGCTCCCCAACTCATGGAAACTACGTGTGGTGCGATGCCTGTGTAGACCCGCTCGCCAGTACTTGCATCAATGTAGTATGGGTCGGCAGCCCACTCTATAGCAGCAAGCGTTTGAGCGAATGTTCCGCTCCCGTAAGGTAGTGCTAGTACGTGCATCAGCGTCGCACCCGGCGCAACACCTATCAATATGTTCTTGGTGTCGCCTCCCAACGCAGTCCCGCTAGTATGCGTCCCGTGTCCGTGTGTGTCTTGAGGCGTCATCAAGTAGGGTCTCCCAGCACTGTCAAAAGCCATCCACCCGCCCGGATAGTACGGGTTGTTAGGATCTAGAGTGAAGAGTTTTCCGCTGAGGGCTGGGTGACTTATGTCTACTCCCGTATCTATGACGCATATTCTCGTTCCAGACCCATTATAACCCATCTCCCAAACTTCAGGTGCTCTAATCCTCTCTACACCCCAAGAAACCACCTCACTAGATGCTGTGATATTCCTCTCAACTACGTACATGTCTACAGTGACCTCGAAATTGGGGACTATCTTCTCGACTAGGGAATTCCTAGCTATAATAGGTAGTGAGTTAGTCTTTATCTTGACTAAAATGGCGTTAGTGATCCAGAAGTTACTGAGTATTTCCCCACCCAAACTCAGCACTAATTGCTTAACATCGCTCTGAGTCACGTAAGAGTATGATTTAAGAGTTTTCCTAACTTCCTCGACTCCCTTAAAATACTTTATTGTCTGGAGCTTACCATAGTCAAGATTCTTTAGCATAATAACAACTTCTCTTACCTCATCCCTTCGAATCAAGTCAAGAAGCTCTGGGTCAATCTTATGTAGAAAGAGCTCTTCTGAGTCTTCAGCGAGGACGTAATTAATCGTGGGTAGTGACGCGAAGAGTAACATAAAAATTAAACATAAAACGAAAAATAACTTAAGCTTCATTTCTTGTCTCCTCTCTATTTCTTGAAGGCAGTCCTAGCCACTACCATGCCTAGAACTAAACCCACCACCAACAGAGCCCCGCCGACACCGAGGGTAGTCATGATATCCATCACTGAAGTAGTCACGGTATCCGTACTCGTCACGGTGATTCCGGTAGTTTGAGTTTTAGTCTCAACACGTGTGGTGATGACTGTAGCTGTCGTCTCGCGAGTTTCAGTAACTGTTCTTTGAGTTGTGTAGGTTGTTACCTCAGTAATTAACTCAGTCGTCGTGAGAGTCTCTGTTGTGGTTAAGGTCTCCGTTATGAGATCCACGACTGTTCTAGTTGCTGTAGTTGTTGCCGTAGTAGTGACCGTGCTAACTTCTGTGGTCGTAGTTATTTCTGCGGGCGGGTTGCCGGTAGTAGTAGCTATATGTGTAGTAACGTCTACGAGGCTCCCATATAACGAGTAGCTATAAATATTAGGTAGCTGGTAGACTAGAGTGAGGTGTACTTCTGTGACGCTCATGGGCGGTCTCACTGCCTCGAGCATGACTCTAGACACGTTGACGTCCTCAGGGAAGTCTCCATAAACCCACTTAAGCATCTCTGGCTTGTCTTCAAGTAAGTATTGCTTGTTCATCTTTGCCACAAAGAAGTCTTTACCCCCCTCCGTAAACGATGCTGTATAACCTGAGACGTACACGTAGTTAGCGTCAGACCTAACAGCGTAAGCCATGTCTGTGTCAACCCCGCCAAAATACACGAAAGACACTAACTCACCAGAAGACTTGTCAACGAGTGCTACAAAAGCGTCATAATTTGATTGAATCCCGGCATAGTAACTTGTCGTGGCCCCCACCACGTAAACGTAGTCTTTGTCAACGTAGAGAGCGTAAGGAACTTCAGACCCATCACCACCGAACCTAACTAACCATAAAATCTCGCCTTCCATGCTAATCTTAGCTACCAAAGCGTCGGGATTCCCCGTCGTGGTGTTGTAGGTTGCGCCCTCAACATATATGTACCCGTCATCATCTATA encodes the following:
- a CDS encoding S8 family serine peptidase, whose product is MKLKLFFVLCLIFMLLFASLPTINYVLAEDSEELFLHKIDPELLDLIRRDEVREVVIMLKNLDYGKLQTIKYFKGVEEVRKTLKSYSYVTQSDVKQLVLSLGGEILSNFWITNAILVKIKTNSLPIIARNSLVEKIVPNFEVTVDMYVVERNITASSEVVSWGVERIRAPEVWEMGYNGSGTRICVIDTGVDISHPALSGKLFTLDPNNPYYPGGWMAFDSAGRPYLMTPQDTHGHGTHTSGTALGGDTKNILIGVAPGATLMHVLALPYGSGTFAQTLAAIEWAADPYYIDASTGERVYTGIAPHVVSMSWGARNYYGSEFLTPIKHLLLLNIVPVAAIGNGGPGTHDNPGNIWGVFGIGATDENDDVASFSGGARIYWPYIPPDWPFNGTYPQVYLKPDFAAPGVRIVSSIPGGGYAAWSGTSMATPHVAGLVALIYQATKWDKYPVPEIPLKVYEVLVSTALDLGAPGQDTRYGWGIVDAYQAIKKAVEISKISGVRGFVYDSYDMTPVPHVDVYAYDHRGTIVSHTQTNMSGYYVLPLDPGHYTIVFKRFGYHEKWVEVDVVIYNGTIAGLVTDKTTGEPIINASVFVVEVNMSARTDTRGFYQVSIQPGRYTLRTLVEGYFNETKQVVVGEGELVLADFQLYPISSQAIAYVQVYELLSGEPLQGVEVSILELGVSRVTNSTGYVTFDRIPPGVYTLVASKEYYATRTYSIHLSPGEQFVSVDTTFLIGVMSKDREIFGDDIRQALVSQGYPSYAIELLEPLQAGRLYKAIIINYLGSDPGSGRLVDFLSSMDSKNTSLIFLDSWGTYYNFGGYLLYKYRDAVNSRGYPAPLYRTEGYSVGMMMNALEPNSSFFAGISFDEGTRFYVGVSPSSRVDFSAYQGFLQPGSGELTYLGELVQGGVLYGYGLVAWQRSSEAARWVFMSVGGSYHWARYMESGQDLQYSLNMRRLLFNTVVWVLGITTNTTNSMADSVDESTVSAGYPRLISISAFTEVNVVLDRVPYGWVAGKVFAADTGLPIKNAEIAVMNTPVRSYTNESGTFVVWLPEGVYKVRIYAKGYYEAEETVVVSVGETSYVAESLYRRPRAAVMIDFSGQITLLLQSRGWYAQAFRNWDSLCRELNFYDVLVLAGEYLGYSDLWPDRQTFEKVLNLTYQLGVGVVFLNNYFEYRYIKEYPYGINILYYYYRNPASVGASYGDGPVYYVINQKHPIVAGYEVGERVYLVYGGDYDYAWFSKWDGDVIAYIGAETAGVRGIGIGVKVTQYGTRWALLAGLAPELWTNMDHWSDDAKEILYRAVSWVAVKPIGISVVPLNVYVGDVITIEIPPLPGTIYSVLIDNIVVLRDVIGKNETSIIKLRVPNLERGIHKVVVVSEGMYYGEAIFYVNTRLDVLTREPRAGGVLELSISGHPVNTTLFVYIDDNLLSSVRTRDVNPLRLTITIPEYFEGTHVLSVRTEDGEIIASNNIYVRESVFKREILSYYGNITSVLNQLLLSMNTLSNYTSAGLHSVSEGVNLLTNLTSSLIQSLDTYFRQMVYKVEMMPSEISSNIDQNMARLESSILDRINRVELKTSSDVSLVTSLIGVLMIINLIILLIEALTRLRRQ